In the Mus pahari chromosome 19, PAHARI_EIJ_v1.1, whole genome shotgun sequence genome, one interval contains:
- the Mrps31 gene encoding 28S ribosomal protein S31, mitochondrial, protein MLRRIPAFLRPRPFSGLPLSCGNRDVSVAVLPAAQSGAVRTENNIQRHFCTSRSICSKKDDQSVPANEISQKAAESQGRGKETLKKDLLGIIKDMKVELNTANVKTAKPHRRKPSASLETTIGRPQKAPEDPPRKRNEFLSPELVAAASAVADSLPFDKQTTKSELLRQLQQHEEESRAQKDREKRKISFTHIISNMKIAKSPSVRASIRPQHQIQFDEDMDSSLDQEKPTDFRRRKYLFKGKRLSIFDVTAFADEAPEAEASPSLWEIEFAKQLALVTDQPFGNGFEEMIQWTKEGKLWEFPVNNEAGLDDDGSEFHEHIFLDKYLEDFPKQGPIRLFMELVTCGLSKNPYLSVKQKVEHIEWFRNYFNEKRDILKENNIAFT, encoded by the exons ATGCTCCGCAGAATCCCGGCGTTTCTACGTCCTCGCCCTTTCTCAGGCCTCCCTCTGTCCTGTGGAAACCGGGACGTCTCGGTGGCTGTGCTACCCGCGGCTCAGTCCGGAGCTGTCAG GACAGAAAATAATATCCAAAGACATTTTTGCACTAGCAGATCGATCTGTAGCAAGAAAGATGACCAGTCTGTTCCAGCCAATGAAATTTCCCAGAAGGCAGCAGAGAGCCAAGGCAGGGGAAAGGAGACTTTGAAAAAAGACCTGCTGGGCATTATCAAGGACATGAAAGTTGAACTGAACACAGCAAATGTGAAAACAGCAAAGCCGCATCGCAGAAAACCTTCTGCCAGTCTGGAGACTACCATTGGCAGGCCTCAGAAAGCTCCAGAAGACCCTCCAAGGAAGAG GAATGAGTTCCTGAGTCCTGAGTTGGTGGCTGCAGCGTCGGCCGTTGCAGATTCTCTACCTTTTGACAAGCAGACAACTAAGTCAGAGCTGCTCAGGCAGCTGCAGCAACACGAGGAGGAATCAAGGGctcagaaggacagagagaagcgCAAGATCAG CTTCACTCACATAATATCAAATATGAAAATTGCCAAGTCTCCTTCAGTGAGAGCTAGTATAAGGCCACAGCACCAGATTCAGTTTGACGAAGACATGGACAGTTCTCTTGACCAGGAGAAGCCAACTGATTTCAGAAGAAG GAAATATTTATTCAAGGGGAAAAGACTTTCAATTTTTGATGTTACGGCGTTTGCTGATGAAGCACCTGAAGCAG AAGCATCACCTTCTCTCTGGGAGATAGAGTTTGCTAAGCAGTTAGCCTTGGTAACTGACCAGCCTTTTGGGAATGGATTTGAGGAGATGATACAGTGGACCAAGGAGGGGAAGCTGTGGGAGTTCCCAGTCAACAATGAAGCAG gTTTAGATGACGATGGCTCAGAATTCCATGAGCATATATTTTTGGATAAGTACCTGGAGGATTTCCCCAAGCAAGGACCAATCCGTCTGTTCATGGAGCTGGTGACCTGTGGCCTTTCCAAAAACCCATATCTGAGCGTTAAACAGAAGGTTGAGCACATAGAGtggtttagaaattattttaatgaaaaaagagatattctcaaagaaaataacataGCATTCACTTAG